One Purpureocillium takamizusanense chromosome 1, complete sequence genomic window carries:
- the PDS5 gene encoding Sister chromatid cohesion protein pds5 (EggNog:ENOG503NWDV~TransMembrane:1 (i478-497o)~BUSCO:EOG09262PMC~COG:D), whose translation MPPRRRSRRQEPVEQVEEDEQPQQDPEPDNVRDQEQEEEEDEPLSDLDSDDLANANDNLAPGEMRSLQFDQELTWRPAKPIPSATLVDRLERLSKELAAFDQGEVDLDSIKPVTTSLAHRNLLQHKDRGVKAYTACCLVDILRLFAPDAPFTDDQLKMMYTLFVKDILPALHDPSNPYSSQHKYVLVSLTDVKSILLLSDIHGADELLLRLFNSTFDGISTSSKAVAEEQVAKDVEIHLTEMLTELIDESSGSVPSSVIDAIISQFLRAAPPGGGRGKDHGDKQSTLLHKTEPAAYTMAKNICNNCADKMSRYVSQYFSDVILNASGFATKSNGYRQGDESDDDDANAGPSEADLKSLRQAHLLIRELWRAAPTILQNVVPQLDAELSADNVHLRLIATETFGDMIAGIGAAGPPPPPTLDPTAYPPLKLVDESASPEPAEGNVLTKPYSPQSFAQTHHATYRNFVGRKNDKAGTIRAAWVTAAGYILATSAGGIGLSREEESELVKGLVEKLNDSEEKVRLAAVKAIELFDFRDAILKLGVTGGVDKEGSVFASLADRCRDRKPAVRVDAMVLLGKLWAVGAGEIADGQEAVTACLSGVPSRIINAFYANDPDLNVLLDRVMFECLVPLKYPLIKGKAAKSASQSSSQAKGGSGAADQDRIRAERILLMVKSLDTPAQKAFFAMQARQPQFAKGVGIFIQQCEAYNGGVIEANEDKVKASLAKTFQWLGAFFPDPLKVRGDLQKFAKLNDRRSYQLVKYAIESESDFKTVRRAINELITKIQAGSASGCLDTIIPLLYRSSCLMFNRSHLATIMDYSKSDKHGLAAVAHLVLNDISQRNPDIFKAHAEELRKEIIEQAPTDKRTNDPTVADILKAYSSYSKRYPKDINFDRSFNQTLMNYALYGSPPKAGKYAVNILLARNDDKSRVTATNLLRNLIKGLAYGSPHFLTRLAAISQLERLAPTVTDDSDDAIHDLTIKKILREVRTDSKGEADPSWVDDADMDEELQAKTWCLKILVNKALATEEEADAEERVKPVLKLLKTFIINEGEFCKTKDTPLHHKKRLRLLAGLLTLKLCTIKKYDEQLDPPGFNKLAELVQDSELQVRRRFMEKLQNYLTRAKLRARFHTILFLVAFEPVTDLKNRVETWIRSRARYYGEKKQQILEAIMGRLIPLLAHHPDYTSDTNDLADFANYFLFYLGALATEENISLVYKYAERVKQTRDGVNPEASENLYVLSDLAQTVIRKYQERRNWSFQAWPGKVGLPTGLYTALPSSEVAQQIAKKQYIPDELDERLDDLIRALDRKKKRKSMADGSEPAPKRAKTQIKTVIREKGESRLKAAKALKKKVAKPKASRPKKQAASSPLIPEADRRRSGRSHKASNYKERDDEDDEEEMLDGVAEWTYEGEGDSSDEGPAASEESASEEEGADEDAGDESGEEEEEEEEEEEQAAPASSKKNGQRAKPKSAAVKASVLAQLGKGRKVSSARARGGAGGGRRAAARDSSDMDVDDDD comes from the exons atgccgccgcgtcgcaggAGTCGTCGCCAGgagcccgtcgagcaggtcgaggaggacgagcagccgcagcaggacCCTGAGCCCGACAATGTGCGCGACCAAGAacaagaggaggaggaagatgagcCGCTTTCCGACCTCGACTCCGACGAtctcgccaacgccaacgacaaCCTGGCCCCCGGCGAGATGCGCAGCCTCCAATTCGACCAGGAGCTCACCTGGCGCCCGGCCAAACCCATTCCCAGCGCCACCCtcgtcgaccgcctcgagAGGCTGTCCAAGGAGCTCGCTGCCTTTGACCAGGGCGAGGTCGATCTCGACTCCATCAAgcccgtcaccaccagcctCGCCCACCGCAACCTGCTCCAGCACAAGGACCGCGGCGTCAAGGCCTACACCGCCTgctgcctcgtcgacatcctGCGCCTCTTTGCCCCCGACGCCCCCTTTACAGATGACCAGCTCAAG ATGATGTACACCCTCTTCGTCAAGGACATCCTCCCGGCCCTCCACGACCCTTCCAACCCGTACAGCAGCCAACACAAATATGTCCTCGTCTCCCTGACCGACGTCAAGAGCATCCTCTTGCTCTCCGACAtccacggcgccgatgagctcctgctgcgcctcTTCAACTCCACCTTCGACGGCATCTCCACCAGCTCcaaggccgtggccgaggagcaggtgGCCAAGGACGTTGAGATCCACCTGACCGAGATGCTCACCGAGCTGATAGACGAGTCGTCGGGCAGCgtgccctcgagcgtcatagacgccatcatcagccaGTTCCtgcgagcggcgccgcccggaggcggtcgcggcAAAGACCACGGCGACAAGCAATCCACCCTGTTGCACAAGACGGAGCCCGCCGCCTacaccatggccaagaaTATCTGCAACAACTGCGCCGACAAGATGTCTCGCTATGTCAGCCAATACTTCAGCGACGTCATACTCAACGCCTCGGGTTTCGCCACAAAGTCCAACGGCTACCGCCAGGGAGACgagtccgacgacgacgacgccaacgccggcccCTCCGAGGCCGATCTCAAGAGCCTCCGCCAAGCCCATCTGCTCATCCGCGAGCTCTGGCGGGCTGCACCCACCATTCTCCAGAACGTTGTCCCCCAGCTGGACGCAGAGCTGTCTGCCGACAACGTGCACCTTCGACTCATCGCGACGGAAACCTTTGGAGACATGATTGCCGGCATTGGCGCTGCAggacctccgccgccgccgaccctcGACCCTACCGCCTATCCGCCCCTGAAGCTGGTGGACGAGTCAGCCtcgcccgagcccgccgagggcaacgTCCTGACGAAGCCCTACTCCCCGCAGTCCTTTGCGCAGACGCATCATGCGACATACCGCAACTTCGTCGGCAGGAAAAACGACAAAGCCGGCACCATTCGCGCCGCCTGGGTCACTGCCGCCGGATACATCCTGGCGACTTCGGCGGGAGGCATCGGCCTgagcagggaggaggagagcgagcTGGTCAAGGGGCTGGTGGAGAAGCTCAATGACAGCGAGGAAAAGgtccgcctggccgccgtcaaggccatcgagcTGTTCGACTTCCGGGACGCCATCCTCAAGCTTGGAGTCACTGGTGGCGTGGACAAGGAGGGCTCCGTCTTTGCCAGCCTGGCCGACCGATGTCGTGACAGGAAGCCGGCCGTCCGCGTGGATGCCATGGTCCTTCTGGGAAAGCTGTGGGCCgtgggggcgggcgagatTGCCGACGGCCAAGAGGCCGTTACCGCGTGCCTGTCGGGCGTCCCGTCGCGCATCATCAACGCCTTCTACGCCAACGACCCCGACCTCAACGTTCTCCTCGACCGCGTCATGTTCGAGTGTCTCGTGCCCCTCAAGTACCCGCTGATCAAGGGCAAGGCTGCAAAGAGCGCGTCGCAGTCGTCGTCCCAAGCCAAGGGCGGCTCCGGTGCGGCGGATCAGGACCGGATCCGGGCCGAGAGAATCCTCCTCATGGTCAAGTCGCTCGACACCCCCGCGCAAAAGGCCTTCTTCGCCATGCAGGCCCGCCAGCCCCAGTTCGCAAAGGGCGTGGGCATCTTCATCCAGCAGTGCGAGGCCtacaacggcggcgtcatcgaggccaacgaagacaaggtcaaggcgaGCCTGGCCAAGACGTTCCAGTGGCTCGGCGCCTTCTTCCCCGACCCCCTCAAGGTCAGGGGCGATCTTCAGAAGTTTGCCAAGCTCAACGACCGCCGCAGCTACCAGCTCGTCAAGTACGCCATCGAGTCCGAGAGCGATTTCAAGACGGTCCGCCGAGCCATCAACGAGCTCATCACCAAGATTCAAGCAGGCTCCGCCTCCGGATGCCTGGATACCATCATCCCCCTCTTGTACCGCTCAAGCTGCCTCATGTTCAACCGCAGCCACCTCGCCACCATTATGGACTACTCCAAGAGCGACAAgcacggcctcgccgccgtcgcccacctGGTTCTCAACGACATCTCACAGCGAAACCCCGACATCTTCAAGGCCCATGCCGAGGAGCTCCGCAAAGAGATCATCGAGCAGGCGCCGACGGACAAGCGCACCAATGACccgaccgtcgccgacattCTCAAGGCGTACTCGTCCTATTCCAAGCGATACCCCAAGGACATCAATTTCGACCGGAGCTTCAACCAGACGTTGATGAACTACGCCCTGTACGGCTCTCCACCAAAGGCCGGCAAGTATGCCGTCAACATCCTCCTCGCGAGGAATGATGACAAGAGCAGAGTCACGGCCACGAACCTTCTGAGAAACCTCATCAAGGGTCTCGCCTACGGCAGCCCACACTTCCTCACCAGGCTGGCCGCCATCAGCCAACTTGAGCGGCTGGCGCCCACGGTCACGGATGACTCGGACGACGCAATCCACGACTTGACCATCAAGAAGATCCTGCGAGAGGTGCGCACGGATTCAAAAGGCGAAGCAGACCCGTCTTGggtggacgacgccgacatggacgaggagctccAGGCCAAGACGTGGTGCCTCAAGATCCTGGTCAACAAGGCACtcgccaccgaggaggaggcggatgccgaggagcgcgtcaAGCCCGTACTCAAGCTGCTCAAGACCTTCATCATCAACGAGGGCGAGTTCTGCAAAACCAAAGACACCCCGCTGCACCATAAGAAGCGCCTGCGGCTCCTGGCAGGGCTCTTAACCCTAAAGCTATGCACCATCAAGAAGTACGATGAGCAGCTCGACCCGCCGGGCTTCAACAAGTTGGCCGAGCTGGTCCAGGATAGCGAGCTCCAGGTCCGACGGCGCTTCATGGAGAAGCTGCAAAACTACCTGACGCGGGCCAAGCTACGCGCCAGGTTCCACACGATTCTCTTTCTCGTCGCCTTCGAGCCTGTCACGGACCTCAAGAACAGGGTAGAGACGTGGATCCGGTCCCGCGCTCGGTACTACGGAGAGAAGAAACAGCAGATTCTAGAGGCAATCATGGGCAGGTTGATACCTCTCCTGGCACACCACCCCGATTATACCTCCGACACGAACGACCTGGCAGACTTTGCCAACTACTTCTTGTTCTATCTGGGGGCTCTCGCGACTGAGGAGAATATCTCGCTCGTCTACAAGTACGCCGAGAGGGTCAAGCAGACGCGGGACGGCGTCAACCCCGAAGCGAGCGAGAACCTGTACGTGCTCAGCGACCTGGCTCAGACGGTGATTCGCAAGTACCAGGAGAGGAGGAACTGGAGCTTCCAGGCCTGGCCCGGGAAAGTCGGCCTCCCAACCGGGCTATACACGGCGCTTCCGTCGAGCGAGGTGGCACAACAGATTGCGAAGAAGCAGTACATTCCCGACGAACTGGACGAGCGGCTGGACGATCTCATCCGGGCCCTGGACCGGAAAAAG AAGCGCAAGTCCATGGCCGACGGCTCCGAGCCGGCGCCTAAGCGCGCAAAGACGCAGATCAAGACGGTAATTAGGGAGAAGGGCGAGTCGaggctcaaggccgccaaggccctcAAGAAGAAGGTTGCGAAGCCAAAGGCATCGCGGCCGAAGAAGCAAGCCGCGTCATCGCCACTGATACCCGAGGCagaccgccgc
- a CDS encoding uncharacterized protein (EggNog:ENOG503PTSU~TransMembrane:1 (i36-58o)), translated as MASMKGYDFERVGEGGEHIAATRSRKKGLLLVVKKLFYAGALLLGLVAFVIGTAVFAAHCKRNVNPDAELIHAEHIVSEAAHELVVRGEGSSTESGVLFDSHGNVISTKFAASSGLGTAVASTAWPNGTAGTTGYGSSSSVAAATTSVQSETEAPVGVSVPVSTQTAVSTIYSIRTTKKTTTILAGTTNLTTYVTVSPDSAEPTGCSAGHATTTMTLFVTVSPIEETAYSSSSSSTDASYTNGLPDVTLTHTYTALLTQASLTNGLPGVTVTGEPQTETNAQTLVSYTSGLPDATVSGDASTVTDVKTGTSSSSSPSAPGSETITVTITDLWGTGSPSTGSAPPPPPLTVVTGTFTTRKTVTKTATVTQRSSLDIITVTITDLYGRPTQTASAAGSSSSSTSTGVSAYSSMLGAIGTASTSSASLPVPPATTVVVTQTVTETETDGAAVTTSSTSPSSSTTATLVTVRVPGTGNATVSSTASVGFPTFTPPVVVSEGARKPNPQAWGNSKGSGWMSCTVMLVAVAMCLL; from the exons A TGGCGAGTATGAAAGGTTATGACTTCGAGCGTgtcggagagggcggcgagcacatcgccgccacccgctCCCGCAAGAagggcctcctcctcgtggtCAAGAAGCTCTTCTACGCaggcgccctcctcctcggcctcgttgcCTTTGTCATCGGCACTGCCGTCTTTGCCGCCCACTGCA AGCGAAACGTGAATCCCGACGCGGAGCTCATCCACGCCGAGCACATCGTCTCTGAGGCCGCccacgagctcgtcgtccgcggcgagggcagcagcaccgagTCCGGCGTCCTGTTTGACTCCCACGGTAATGTCATTTCCACCAAGTTTGCCGCTTCCTCCGGTCTCGGCACTGCCGTCGCCTCGACCGCGTGGCCCAACGGTACCGCTGGCACCACCGGTTacggctcctcgtcgtccgttgccgccgccactaccTCTGTCCAGAgcgagacggaggcgccCGTTGGCGTCAGCGTCCCAGTCTC GACCCAGACGGCCGTCTCGACCATCTACAGCATTCGTACGACCAAGAAGACGACAaccatcctcgccggcaccaccaacctGACCACGTACGTGACCGTCTCTCCGGACTCGGCTGAGCCGACTGGCTGCTCCGCAGgccatgccaccaccaccatgacccTCTTCGTCACCGTCTCGCCcatcgaggagacggcgtacagcagcagcagcagcagcaccgacgCGTCATACACAAACGGCCTCCCGGACGTTACCCTCACGCACACCTACACCGCCCTGCTCACCCAGGCGTCCCTCACCAACGGGCTTCCCGGCGTGACCGTGACGGGCGAGCCCCAGACGGAGACGAACGCGCAGACCCTCGTCTCGTACACGAGCGGCCTGCCCGACGCCACCGTCTCAGGAGACGCCTCGACCGTCACCGACGTCAAGAccggcacgtcgtcgtcgtcgtctccctctGCCCCGGGCTCCGAGACCATTACCGTCACCATCACGGACCTCTGGGGCACCGGCTCCCCCTCGAccggcagcgcgccgccgccgccgcccctgacCGTCGTGACGGGAACGTTCACCACCCGAAAGACGGTGACCAAGACCGCCACCGTGACGCAAAGGTCTAGCTTGGACAtcatcaccgtcaccatcacGGACCTGTACGGCAGACCGACGCAgacggccagcgccgcgggctcgagctcgagctcgacgagcaccgGCGTGAGCGCCTACTCCTCCATGCTGGGGGCGATCGGCACCGCGTCCacgtcgtcagcgtcgcTTCCCGTGCCGcctgccaccaccgtcgtcgtgacCCAGACCGTCACCGAGACCGAGactgacggcgccgccgtcacaaCCTCTTCCACCTCCCCTTCGTCCTCTACTACTGCTACCCTCGTCACTGTCCGCGTGCCGGGCACCGGCAACGCCACCGTCAGTAGCACCGCCAGCGTGGGCTTCCCGACCTTCACCccacccgtcgtcgtctccgaaGGTGCGAGGAAGCCGAACCCCCAAGCCTGGGGTAACTCCAAGGGCTCCGGATGGATGAGCTGCACCGtcatgctcgtcgccgtcgccatgtgCCTCCTTTGA
- the CEG1 gene encoding mRNA guanylyltransferase (EggNog:ENOG503NTVM~COG:A~BUSCO:EOG09262K8L), whose translation MDPSSGDQIASISEPGVRAEGQLLYTMRKEVAELLGRHQTGFPGAQPVSFARKHLEELTKQDYYVCEKSDGIRYLLYSTEDEAGNETHYLIDRKNDYWFITNRNLHFPLEGDATAFHSATLIDGELVWDSLPSGKKEPRFLVFDCLVMDGNKLMDRTLDKRLAYFRERLYTPYKKLFKDFPDELRFQPFFVEMKPFQLGYGIEMMFKQVLPGLKHGNDGLIFTCRNTPYKHGTDPHILKWKPPEENTIDFRIRLNFPLVDPDEEEQRGGITEPFIDYDSLPHAELLVFRGDSGPERYETFNDLHLTEDEWEVLKGLGDPINDRIIECNQDEHGRWRMIRFRDDKSEANHKSTVTSVLDSINDRVCDQDLLRAAGTIRDSWKARQAAEQDARRGGR comes from the exons atggATCCGTCGTCGGGCGATCAAATCGCCTCCATCTCCGAGCCCGGCGTCCGTGCCGAGGGCCAGTTGCTCTACACAATGCGTAAGGAGGTTGCGGAGCTTCTGGGCCGGCACCAGACGGGCTTCCCCGGGGCGCAACCCGTCAGCTTCGCGCGGAAACATCTCGAGGAGCTCACCAAGCAAGA TTACTATGTTTGCGAAAAGTCAGACGGCATCCGGTACCTCCTGTACTCGACTGAAGACGAAGCCGGCAATGAGACTCACTATCTAATTGACCGCAAGAACGACTACTGGTTCATCACCAACCGAAACCTCCACTTTccgctcgagggcgacgccacAGCATTCCACTCGGCGACCCTTATAGACGGCGAGCTCGTGTGGGACAGCCTGCCCAGCGGCAAGAAGGAGCCCCGGTTTCTCGTCTTCGACTGCCTCGTCATGGACGGCAACAAGCTGATGGACCGCACGCTAGACAAACGGCTCGCCTACTTCAGAGAGCGGCTGTACACGCCGTACAAGAAACTGTTCAAGGACTTCCCGGACGAGCTGCGATTCCAACCCTTTTTCGTCGAGATGAAACCCTTCCAGCTCGGCTACGGCATCGAGATGATGTTCAAGCAGGTGCTGCCCGGCCTGAAGCATGGCAACGACGGACTCATCTTTACGTGTCGCAACACGCCGTACAAGCACGGCACGGACCCGCACATTCTTAAGTGGaagccgcccgaggagaaCACCATTGATTTTCGCATCAGGCTTAATTTCCCGCTGGTCGAccccgacgaggaagagcaaCGCGGGGGCATCACGGAGCCCTTTATCGACTACGACAGCCTGCCGCACGCGGAATTGCTGGTGTtccgcggcgacagcggACCGGAGCGTTACGAGACCTTCAACGACCTGCACCtgaccgaggacgagtggGAGGTGCTCAAGGGCCTAGGCGACCCGATCAACGATCGCATCATCGAGTGCAACCAGGACGAGCACGGCCGGTGGCGCATGATCCGTTTCAGGGACGACAAGAGCGAGGCGAACCATAAGAGCACCGTGACGAGCGTCCTCGATAGCATCAACGACCGCGTGTGCGACCAGGACCTCCtccgcgcggcgggcaccaTCCGCGACAGCTGGAAGgcccgccaggccgccgagcaggacgccaggcgaggagggcggtAG
- the ATG20 gene encoding Sorting nexin, cytoplasm-to-vacuole targeting pathway/endosomal sorting (EggNog:ENOG503NUQ8~COG:U), which yields MWNDEDNNPYGTSFDRRDSTTSSSANPTSPTSREYRSFDAPHTPTSGSDDEQPAFGHGAESRETPQEVVAAEESAPRRKPGGYSSRIEQILYENPDLPIMITDAGKSLESGGRYIVYTIRTGDLEVRRRYSEFASLRDALTRLHPTLIIPPIPEKHTMADYAAKPTSAKQDQQIIDLRKRMLAVFLNRCRRMEAVRNDGVWWRFLDPNASWSEVLHSHPISSIPKSVLKAPPLDTANPTPAHSYLPIPASSAKLKTTAGDVNSAPSLQPGANVLGRFPPESRNQSEQELDPYFIAYEASIKELEQLLMGPMEKVNRRTLSHLSSLAADLCELGSRYNAFALSEQAPSLGPAIERVGQAADLSYIATEELSGSLGASFAEPMRENAQFAGVVRSVLRYRVLKRVQQDLTTEELNKKRALLDQLERSEAEARRIEQYLSSSQQISPPPKRSASLKEPASQHRREGGQEDTESIDSDFPPTHGDFSPPPPSASQGLPERSASVTHRKMPSGNSITNKIFGPIRHAVQGVVDVDPERTRRDAIGKTRESIGQLEQAQVASERDVKEASASVLKDMKRFQKDKEDDVRRYMLAYAKSQIEWAKKSRQQWEEARAEVDKIEET from the exons ATGTGGAACGACGAAGATAACAACCCGTACGGGACCAGCTTCGATCGCCGCGACTCaaccacctcgtcgtcggcaaacccaacgtcgccgacgtcccGCGAGT ATCGTTCCTTCGACGCCCCTCATACCCCGACCTCTGGGAGCGACGATGAACAGCCGGCATTCGGGCATGGCGCCGAGTCTAGGGAGACCCCCCAGGAGGTCGTTGCCGCTGAGGAGTCGGCCCCTCGGCGGAAGCCGGGCGGCTATAGCAGCCGCATAGAGCAGATACTCTACGAGAACCCCGACCTGCCCATCATGATAACCGACGCTGGAAAGAGCCTTGAGAGTGGCGGCAGATACATCGTCTACACCATTCGAACTGGG GACCTCGAAGTGCGACGCCGATACTCCGAGTTCGCGTCTCTCCGCGATGCCCTGACCCGTCTACACCCGACTCTCATCATTCCTCCCATACCAGAGAAGCATACCATGGCCGACTATGCCGCGAAGCCCACCAGCGCCAAGCAAGATCAGCAGATCATCGACTTGCGGAAGCGCATGCTGGCCGTGTTCCTAAATCGCTGTCGCCGGATGGAAGCGGTTAGGAACGACGGCGTGTGGTGGAGGTTCCTCGATCCCAATGCGAGCTGG AGCGAAGTCCTCCActcccatcccatctcgTCTATCCCAAAGTCGGTGCTCAAGGCGCCTCCGCTGGATACCGCGAATCCTACGCCCGCACACAGCTACCTCCCCATACCGGCAAGCTCTGCCAAGCTCAAGACAACAGCTGGAGATGTCAATTCGGCGCCGTCCCtccagcccggcgccaacgtcctcggccgaTTCCCACCCGAGTCGCGGAACCAGAGCGAGCAGGAGCTTGACCCGTACTTTATCGCCTACGAAGCGTCAATTAAGGAATTGGAGCAGCTTCTCATGGGCCCCATGGAAAAGGTCAACCGCAGGACCCTCAGCCACTTGTCGTCTCTCGCAGCAGATTTGTGTGAGCTGGGCTCCAGATACAACGCGTTCGCCTTGTCGGAGCAAGCCCCCTCTCTAGGCCCTGCGATTGAGAGAGTCGGCCAGGCAGCGGACCTGTCTTATATTGCCACGGAGGAACTCTCGGGATCCCTGGGCGCCAGTTTCGCCGAACCGATGAGGGAGAACGCGCAGTTTGCGGGCGTCGTGCGAAGCGTGCTGAGGTACCGGGTGCTCAAGCGTGTCCAGCAAGACCTGACGACGGAAGAGCTGAACAAGAAGAGAGCCCTCTTGGACCAGCTCGAGCGtagcgaggccgaggccaggcgCATCGAGCAGTACCTGTCGAGCAGCCAACAAATttccccgccgcccaagcgcTCGGCCAGTCTTAAGGAGCCTGCGTCGCAGCACCGGCGCGAGGGAGGTCAGGAGGATACCGAGTCCATCGATTCCGACTTCCCGCCGACGCACGGGGACTtctcaccgccgccgccgtctgcgaGCCAAGGCCTGCCGGAGCGGAGCGCGAGCGTGACGCACAGGAAGATGCCAAGCGGAAACTCAATCACTAACAAGATTTTCGGGCCCATCCGCCACGCGGTCCAAGGGGTCGTTGACGTCGACCCCGAGCGCACGCGTCGGGACGCAATCGGCAAGACGAGGGAATCGATTGGGCAGCTGGAGCAGGCGCAGGTGGCTTCGGAGCGGGACGTCAAGgaggcgagcgccagcgtcCTCAAGGACATGAAGCGGTTCCAAAAGGACAAGGAAGACGACGTGCGACGGTACATG CTTGCATATGCGAAGAGCCAGATCGAGTGGGCCAAGAAGAGCAGGCAGCAGTGGGAAGAGGCGCGTGCAGAAGTCGACAAGATAGAGGAGACTTAG
- a CDS encoding uncharacterized protein (TransMembrane:1 (o20-41i)~EggNog:ENOG503PSHX), giving the protein MRRGPDNCLGWHCLTRPQQIGIIFSIVVFSVVTLVAYMYCLGRARIAQRNRTTIQLPGGRRTARNHDGNTTMAHLPVAQNIPGYPPQVVYYPAVFHLNRHGDQMAPRCVVSLAATPRPYAPIPPMVMYSTAPARPATHQPFRVAPSSTRVEGANVSGPRAYPLDSPPESLRRPRHPTWFQRLSRVLRMPVGTASTVASSTTPGTPVQSPPSAREASRRDSRSATHEVNNIERRDEPSPSPAEPPSSSNTPQDTDGNSLRTNVATVHSDDYEMLDPPSPLAGYPGTSRAPRK; this is encoded by the coding sequence ATGCGTCGCGGGCCCGACAACTGCCTCGGCTGGCACTGCCTCACGCGGCCCCAGCAAATCGGCATCATCTTCAGCATTGTCGTCTTCTCGGTCGTGACACTCGTCGCCTACATGTACTGCCTTGGTCGTGCCCGAATCGCGCAACGCAACCGCACGACCATTCAGCTCCCAGGCGGTAGGCGAACCGCGCGCAACCACGATGGCAACACGACTATGGCGCACTTGCCAGTGGCACAGAACATCCCCGGCTACCCGCCTCAAGTCGTCTACTATCCCGCAGTGTTCCACTTGAACCGCCACGGTGATCAGATGGCGCCGCGTTGTGTCGTGTCACTagccgccacgccgcgaCCATACGCCCCGATACCGCCTATGGTCATGTATTCTACTGCTCCGGCTCGACCAGCGACCCATCAGCCCTTCCGGGTGGCCCCATCATCAACACGAGTGGAGGGAGCGAATGTTTCGGGGCCACGAGCTTACCCCTTGGACTCGCCGCCGGAGAGCCTTCGCCGACCACGACACCCAACCTGGTTTCAGAGACTGAGCCGAGTGCTTCGCATGCCTGTAGGCACAGCCTCGACCGTTgccagctcgacgactcCCGGGACACCCGTGCAGTCACCACCATCCGCCAGGGAAGCCAGTCGGCGGGACTCCCGCTCGGCTACGCACGAAGTGAACAATATTGAACGACGCGACGAGCCCTCACCTTCACCAGCAGAGCCTCCGTCAAGCTCGAATACGCCGCAGGATACAGACGGCAACTCCCTGAGGACCAATGTCGCCACGGTCCACAGCGACGACTATGAGATGCTTGACCCGCCTTCGCCTCTCGCCGGCTACCCCGGTACATCACGAGCGCCCCGCAAGTGA